In Candidatus Hydrogenedentota bacterium, the DNA window ATAACGGGGCAATCGCGGCCACATCGGCGGGACCTGCCGCAAGCCACAGTTGACGGCACACAAACTGTTTGCAGTCGTAGGTTGCATCCGTCGCGAGCATGGCCGTCAATTCGGCGGCGGCCTCCACGCGCTTCTTGTCGTCGCCCAGGCATCCGCGCACCCAATCGGCAACGGCGGTCAACGGTTCGCGGCTGTCGCCGAACTTGTAGTTCTTGATAGCGGGCAGCGGGCTCTTTTCGTCCGCGGCAACGGCCGTAGCCGCCGTACCCAATATGGTGGAAACACTCATGGTGAAATCCTTCCCTTAACAGGCCGCGTTACCGGCCTGGTTGCATTTTCGTCGATTCAACGTGTCGCGGTTCGTCAGCTCGGCAGGGTCCACGGAGCGCGCATGGCCCGCATTAGCATACGGTCTGCGACGGGATCGTTGACGAACTGTTCCTTCGCGGGATCCCAGAACACCTTCTTGCCTAGCCGCATGGAGATGTTGCCAAGGTGCGCAATGCTGATGGCGCGGTGCGCCGCATGAATGGGCGCAATCGTCTTCTCGCGCGTGCGAATGCATTCGATGAAGTTGCGCGCGTGGTTCTTGTCGCCCTTGCCGAGTTTGACCTCGTTCGCGCCGATTTCGCTGTCCTTCAGCGACGCGGGTTCCGTTTCGAGCACGTTTCCGCGATCGACGAACACGGTGCCTTTTGTGCCGATGAACTTCGTTCCCATGGGGAACAGGTTCGACACGAACATGGTGAATCCGTTTGGAGCCAACGGGCTTGCTCCCGGCGCAAAGGTGCATTCGAGCAGATAGTCCGTCGCGGCATCCCACAGACCGTCGCGCGGGAATTGACCTCTTGCCTGGACGGCGACAGGACCGGTTTCTTCCGTGCCCATGCCCCAGTTCGCGATGTCGCAATGGTGCGCGGCCCAGTCGGTGAGTTGCCCGCCTGAGTAGTCGAGAATCCAGCGGAAGTTCCAGTGACAGCGCTCCTTGGTATACGGGGCCCACGGCGCGGGGCCAAGCCACATGTCGTAGTCGAAACCGTCAGGTACCGGCATCTCGGGTTGTGGAGCGATCGGCGATCCGGTGGGCAAACCGACGCGGACCGTATGCACTTCGCCGATACGGCCGTTTCGAACGAGTTCGCAACCCTTTTGGAAGTGCTTTTCCGAGCGTTGCCAACTGCCTGTCTGCCACACGACGTTATAGCGATGCACGGCGTTGACCATCGCCTGACCTTCGTGGATTGTCAGCGAGAGGGGCTTCTCGGCGTACATATCGAGGCCCTTCTGCGCGGCATAGATTGCGGGAATGGCATGCCAGTGATCGGGTAGCGCGATGGAAAGGCAATCCAGGCCTTTGTGTTCCATCAGGTCCCGGAAGTCGTTGTAGTCCTTGCAGTCCTTATTGCCGTACGAACCGTCGATGATGTCTTTCGCGTTAAGACGATGGTTCTTGTCGACGTCGCAGACCGCGACGATTTGCAGTTCCTTGTTGGAGAGGAAGCCCTTCATGTTGCCGGTACCCTGGCTTCCCACCCCGAGGCATCCCATCACGATGCGTTCGCTCGGCGCGACATTTCCGGCCTTGCCAAGCGCGCTGGAAGGCACAAAATAGGGAAGGCCTACGGCTCCCACGGCTGCCATGGTGCTCCGCTTCAGGAAGTCCCTGCGGTTCACGCCGGTTCCCTTCCGGGAATTGCTGGACACGTCTTTTTCTTTCATAACCCAATCCCCTCTTTTTGGCTGGCGCCGGCCATCCCGGCGGATGCAGGCGCGAACGAGCGATTATGAGATATCGGGGAGCGGCTTTGCACGTAAATAATTCGCAAAGGTGGGGGGTAACATTTGTCCGCGAATTGAGGGGTGGTTCAAATGCCGTTCACGCTATTTTGCCGCTGCAACGAGGCCCGGATCGGGATAGAGCGAATGGTAAGCGGCGTAGTTGCCCAGAACCTTCTTGACGTAATCCTTGGTTTCTTCAAACGGAATGGTATCGATGAAGACTTCCATATCCGTTGAGGGATGTGTCTTTCGCCATTTGGCGACGTTACCGGGGCCCGCGTTGTACGAGGCCAGCGCAAAGACGAGATTATCGTCGTTGCGTTCGATCATCCGCATCAGGTAGTACGCGCCGAGCCGCAACGAATTCGCGGGATGGCTCAGGTTGTTGCTGTGTTCGTTTTGAACGCCCGGCTCCACCTTCATTAGCCAGTCCGCCGTGTCGGGCATCAACTGCATGACGCCCGTCGCTCCCGAACGCGACACGACCCGCGGCTGGAACACACTCTCTTGGCGTCCGATGGCCAGCAGCAAATAGGGGTCGACGCGCGTCTCCGAGGCGATCTCGCACACCTGGCTCCAGTAAGCGCGCGGATACAGAACGCGAAGACGTTCGGGAGTGGGAACGCCATTCTGAATACCCAATTGACCGCGCTCGACAATCTGCGTGGCCGTGGCGGCCAAGCCCGCCTCGGATAGCGCCAGACACACGGCCATCTGCCCGCCGTATTGGTCGGGTTGCGCGAGGAGCATCAGCGCTTCCCATTCCGCTTCTTCAAACCCGTGGTCCGCAAAATAGAACAACCGCTCGCACCACGCGTTGTCGCGATAGGTCACATCGGCTTCCGGCGACGACTTGATCGGCAACTCGATTGGACGCACAAATGACTTCAGTCCGTTGATGGTGGACCCGCCCGCGCCCGGGTTATCGCGTAGTTCATACAGGCGTTCCATGGCGCGGTGCGCGTAGAAATCGCCGATGCCGCGCAAGGTTGCTTTGACGTAATCCGCCTTCGCCGCTTTGAGATTGTTCTGCTTTTCGTGCGCGAGTCCGCTGTCGTAGGAGGCCGCCGATACAAGTGGACTGCGCGGATAGTGCTCCAACAACTGCGCGTAGAGTTCTCCGGCCTTCTTGAACTCGCCCTTGCCTCGCAGTCCTTCAGCGGCGGCGATGAGCGCATCGTCCGCGCGCTCCTGCTTGGGGCAGGTCTTTGCAAGGCGAAGATACTCGGCAATGGCCTCGTCCAACTTCTCCTGCTCGGCATAACGGCTGGCCAGCCACCACAAGGCGTCGCTGGTTTCTTCGGTACGCGCGTAGTCCTTCACCAATTGGTCGAAGGCTTCTTTGGCCGCTTCAGTTTCCTTCGCACGGAAGAGACTCCGCGCAATGTGTGCGGCCGCCAATCGTCCCCACATGGTCTTTGCATAGGAAGCCGCGACTTCGCGCAAGACTGCCCGGCCGGGTTCGGTATCGCCTGCAGCCAACTGCACTCTACCGTTGAGATAAGCGTACTGTGCGGCCCTCTCGGCGTTGGTATCGGCGACCATAGGCGCAAGCGCCTGTATAACTTGGCTTGCTTGCCCAAACTCGCCCGCCGTCACCATGACCATCGCGGCGTCCAAGCGATGTTGGACATCCGGAGAAGCGGATAGCTTCTGGGCGAGCTCCATGCGCACGCGCGGGTTCCGCGCTTCCGCCAACATTTGAGCGTACAGGTTGTACCCCATCTGCTTGGAGTCATCCGATGCAGTGAGGCAGTCGGCAAGCATCATGCGGTATTGATCGACCCAGCGCGACGGCACTTGCGACCAAGCGACATCCCAAATCAATTTGGCGGCGTCGGCGGGGCGTCCTGCTTGTTGAAGAAGTTTCGCGAGTTCGGCCTTGGCCATCATCGTGACGGGATCGCCCGCAGGCCCGTCGGCGAAGGTCTGGAGTTCGGCCATGGCGGCCGCGCTGTCGTTCGCTTTTCCGTGCAGGACGGCCTTGCGAACGCGCGCGAACGCATTAAGCGGACCTTCTATCTGGGCGCATTCATCGTAGGCTTTCGCGGCATCGCCGTACTTTGTTTGGTATTCGGCGATGCGCCCGGCGGTATAGCTGTCCTCGCCGGGCAGCGTCGAAAGAATGGCAACTCCAACTAGAATTACTGGGGACACGTCGCTTTTAATCCTCTTTTGAACCTCGAAATCAGCGCCGTGTGACGAAGAATGCCGCGCACTGCAGGCCGAGGGAACGGGTTACGGTACCCGAACGGGTTTTCCGGAAGCTGCGGACTTCCAGGCTGCTTCCGTGACTTCGATGGTTCTAAGCCCGCATTCCGGAGGTGTCTGGGGAACGTCCTTGCCAAGAATACAATCGACGAAATTCGAATCCGGGTTCTTGGCGTACTTCGGCAATTTCACCTTGACCGGTTTACCG includes these proteins:
- a CDS encoding Gfo/Idh/MocA family oxidoreductase is translated as MKEKDVSSNSRKGTGVNRRDFLKRSTMAAVGAVGLPYFVPSSALGKAGNVAPSERIVMGCLGVGSQGTGNMKGFLSNKELQIVAVCDVDKNHRLNAKDIIDGSYGNKDCKDYNDFRDLMEHKGLDCLSIALPDHWHAIPAIYAAQKGLDMYAEKPLSLTIHEGQAMVNAVHRYNVVWQTGSWQRSEKHFQKGCELVRNGRIGEVHTVRVGLPTGSPIAPQPEMPVPDGFDYDMWLGPAPWAPYTKERCHWNFRWILDYSGGQLTDWAAHHCDIANWGMGTEETGPVAVQARGQFPRDGLWDAATDYLLECTFAPGASPLAPNGFTMFVSNLFPMGTKFIGTKGTVFVDRGNVLETEPASLKDSEIGANEVKLGKGDKNHARNFIECIRTREKTIAPIHAAHRAISIAHLGNISMRLGKKVFWDPAKEQFVNDPVADRMLMRAMRAPWTLPS
- a CDS encoding transglycosylase SLT domain-containing protein, whose protein sequence is MSPVILVGVAILSTLPGEDSYTAGRIAEYQTKYGDAAKAYDECAQIEGPLNAFARVRKAVLHGKANDSAAAMAELQTFADGPAGDPVTMMAKAELAKLLQQAGRPADAAKLIWDVAWSQVPSRWVDQYRMMLADCLTASDDSKQMGYNLYAQMLAEARNPRVRMELAQKLSASPDVQHRLDAAMVMVTAGEFGQASQVIQALAPMVADTNAERAAQYAYLNGRVQLAAGDTEPGRAVLREVAASYAKTMWGRLAAAHIARSLFRAKETEAAKEAFDQLVKDYARTEETSDALWWLASRYAEQEKLDEAIAEYLRLAKTCPKQERADDALIAAAEGLRGKGEFKKAGELYAQLLEHYPRSPLVSAASYDSGLAHEKQNNLKAAKADYVKATLRGIGDFYAHRAMERLYELRDNPGAGGSTINGLKSFVRPIELPIKSSPEADVTYRDNAWCERLFYFADHGFEEAEWEALMLLAQPDQYGGQMAVCLALSEAGLAATATQIVERGQLGIQNGVPTPERLRVLYPRAYWSQVCEIASETRVDPYLLLAIGRQESVFQPRVVSRSGATGVMQLMPDTADWLMKVEPGVQNEHSNNLSHPANSLRLGAYYLMRMIERNDDNLVFALASYNAGPGNVAKWRKTHPSTDMEVFIDTIPFEETKDYVKKVLGNYAAYHSLYPDPGLVAAAK